In uncultured Desulfuromonas sp., the genomic stretch CATGGGCGATAAACGGATACAGGCATTGTCCGGCAACACTGGTGGCAATACGGATCAGTTCGACCGGTTGCCGTGGACCAACAAACTCTCGCACTACATCGACCATGGTCAAAATCATCGGTTGAATATGGCGTTGAAACAGTTTTTCAAAGGCCGGTGACGGTGCGGTCAACTCCCGCGCCATCAGTCGTACCCGCGAGCGATCACGGCCGAGGCCGTCACCACCAATCAGGCGATGCAGCAACAGGCGAATCATCTGGCGCAAGCGCTGCTCAGCCGACATGCCGGGTTTCAGGTAGTCTGTCATGGGGTAGCGGTCAAAAGCTTCGCCGATCACCTGATCAAGGAGGACTTCATACAGACCGTTTTTGTTTTTGTAGTGGTAATGAACCAGGGCAACACTGACACCTGACTTGGCGCAGATATCACGAATCGTTGTGGCCTTAAAGCCTTTATCGGCAAATAATTTCAGTGCCGCCTGTTCAATGCGCTGCTTTGCGGGACATTTCATCTTCACATCCTAAACAATTGTTTAGTTTCAGACTAGCGCACTTTCTGTCATGGCGCAAGTAACAGAAAACATCCTTTGTATAGGGTGTTTGTTGGCAGTCGGCGGAAAATTGTACGACAAGGGGATCGTGTTCTACGGTAAAAAAGAGCGTCGAAAGAAGGACACAAAAAAGCGGAGCAACTGTAGTTGCTCCGCTTTTCGCCCCGTTAGGGGATGTGGATGGTACGCCCAAGGGGATTCGAACCCCTGTCGCCGCCGTGAAAGGGCGGTGTCCTGGACCAGGCTAGACGATGAGCGCATATATGTAAAATCGGGAAAACCCGAATTTTTCAGGAGCTTGTGGAGATCTGCTCTCCCTGAAAACGCGCTGATAATAATGAACATTGCCGGTCAGGTCAAGACAAAAAAACGACGAATGTTTTTTTTACATCCAAAGGACAACACAGACGCTGGCACAGCAGGGCTTTCTACGATAATTGCCACTGCGAACCGTTGACCCTTTCGCGATTTTTCTTCTCAATATGGACAACCAAGATGGGTTCCGCTACTATTATTGAGAAAGCCCCCTTACTTGCTTGGAGAAGGAATGCCGCATGAATGAAAAACGTCACTATGCTCGTGTCAATTTCGTTGAACAGGCTCTCCTGCGTTATGCTGATCACTCGCAGGAAGTCACCTTGCACGACCTCTCTCTTAAAGGGGCATTAATAGAACTGGCCCAACCTGTAGAAAACGATCTGACCGGCTCTCCATGTCACCTGTCGCTACGTCTGGCTGACAGCAGCATTGTTCTTGAATTTGACGCGCAGGTGGCTCATACAGAGGCAACAGCAATGGGCATGACCTTCACAAGCATGGACAGCGACAGCATTACGCATCTGCGCCGGTTGCTGGAACTCAATACCGGCAATCCGGAAGAGATTGATCGGGAACTGAGTTATATGATTCAGAACCGCTGATTGCCAACACGTCTGGGCAACCGTCATTTGGTTCCCGGTTCGACAGTACTCCACCCTT encodes the following:
- a CDS encoding PilZ domain-containing protein, giving the protein MNEKRHYARVNFVEQALLRYADHSQEVTLHDLSLKGALIELAQPVENDLTGSPCHLSLRLADSSIVLEFDAQVAHTEATAMGMTFTSMDSDSITHLRRLLELNTGNPEEIDRELSYMIQNR
- a CDS encoding CerR family C-terminal domain-containing protein, which encodes MKCPAKQRIEQAALKLFADKGFKATTIRDICAKSGVSVALVHYHYKNKNGLYEVLLDQVIGEAFDRYPMTDYLKPGMSAEQRLRQMIRLLLHRLIGGDGLGRDRSRVRLMARELTAPSPAFEKLFQRHIQPMILTMVDVVREFVGPRQPVELIRIATSVAGQCLYPFIAHEVMSRSGFTLGKDREEIERHAEHIYQFSLHGLCGLKEEGL